From the genome of Asterias rubens chromosome 13, eAstRub1.3, whole genome shotgun sequence:
TGCTAGAGTCGAATAGTGAGAATCGTCTCATAAAACATTTCAGGGATAAGGTTTAGATGCAAACGCGGTGGTAAATGTTTGCTAATGGATCGTTTGTACATACATAACTATGTATATTTTAAATAAGCAAAATTGATATAGGTTTCGATTGCCAAATGGCAATCTTCTGGCTCAAATATAATGGTTCagaccaaaataattttcgtgatGGTTGACGAACGCACCGATAAGCTCCGAGGAGCCAGTCTACTAGAAATGCCAGACGCGTTCTCTTACGCTAGCACCCGATTGTTTTTCCCGAACACATATTTCCGAGTTTAAGTTCTCCACTACCAACGAAATTTGCACTGTCTATTTAACACACGGTGGCACACATTTAACAATAAAGGATTATCTTACTGTATATGTCCAATAGCAAACGTCAGGTTTTGTAGGATAAAGGCACTATACCATATGACAGCATGGTAATGATCTCATAGGTAGTGAATGAGCCGACAGAGTACaaggtcaaccctcctactgtccaaCCTACCCAAACCATCCACCGTGGGTTTTGAATGATGACCTAACCTACGATATAACAAAATGGGTTGAATTGACAACCCAGCTTGTAGTTGGGATCATAGCGATTTAATCTAGATAATACaaagttaaccctcctactttttGACCACTTCAGATTCCTCAGAACTGTTGGTTCTGTTCTAATTAATGGTAAAACTCTGTGAAATAGTCTTAGCTGCCTACCTCATCAATAACCAACACTTCATTACTTCCAAATTGATATCACACTTGATTAATGGAATTTCGTGCAAAATCAAATCCATACACAATAAGATGAGGTGTTTCGTCAGATGAAATCCATCTGGAACTCACCCTGTCTcaggtttttttcacagagttaCTTAACACGATTTCAATTTAATTTGCAGACAACAATATTTCAGCACTATTTTGACGTacatttacatttcaatttCAACGAATCTAAAAATTAGTGATTGGATTTCCTAAGattaaagtttcaagtttgacGGGATAGTCTTTCAGACACCAACCATAGGCGTACTAGATACCATGTAACCTGTTACATTAGACATGTTTAGAAAGCCGGTTTTGTGGATATCTTAGTATGGTCCCCTGTGTGACTGCTGACAAGACTGTACAATTCGCTCTCCTGGTAAAGGGATCAGACTATGTCTTGCAAGCAAGGACCCATTTAGAGCCTGGCTTGGCATCAAAACGTTACTCTTGAATGAACTAGTTTCAAATATTACATGGAATAAGAAATGGCACAAAACGGTACAAACATGGTATAAAGAGTCGATCCAAAAACGATGTTGCAGCAAGGACCCCATTAGAGCCAAGATTGGTATAGTTGTTTACTCTCGAATGTCGTAACTTCAAAATATAAACGGAAAGTTTCATCTAAGCCTTTGACTGCAATGGCTGATGAGCATCGTAGAGAGAGTCGAACCGAAAACATGTTTCAGCAAGTTCCCCACTACAACTGTTTCAGCAAGTTCCCCACTGAGACTGGTTTGGTATTGTTGTTTACTCTCGAATGAATTAACTTCAAAATATATATGGAAAGTTTAAAATCTCACCCGTTGACTTAAATGGCAGAGAGATGGACATCGCAGGAAAGAGTCAACCGAAAACCAGGTGTTATCCCATGAGGACTGCGCTCTTCTAATCAGGATGTTTTCTGACATTTTCTTTTGTCTCCTTGTTCGCTTGTCCCCCACGTGTACAAAACGCAATTAGGCGGGAGAGATCTGTTTGACAATGAACCACTAACATTAGCCCTTTTGTCGACCTTAAAAAGGTGAAATTTGAGATTTCAGAACGAGGGAATTATGAAGTTTTGTCTCTTTTGTGAGACTTTTTTTTAGATAAATAACCCAGAGTTGTTTTTGATCGGAAAGTTTGTGTTAGTGTGTGTCCAAGTTCACTGAATGTTTCAAGACACTTTGTTTGCAAGGCTTGCTCGAACAACGAACACACATCTCTATGTTGCAGTCTTTGTGTTAAAATTCTTTTGTTCTGTACACTGAAAATCCtcttcttcaacactgtaaaacaCACTGTGTaaacgtgtgtaagtccacatagtgtttgaACTCCCCACACTACGTACATCTCTGTTGTTCTCTGGTCCACTTTTCGTCTGAAGCATTAATTGAGATATAGTGTACTATTCATTACCAACTGTATAGTGGAATACACAACCGTGTATTGTTTTTAGATATCAAGACTAACTTTTGAAAGAAACCGAAGACACACAATAAATTATATTACCTTAGCAATGATACCAAGTAAAAACAACATACTATAATATAATTTCTCGAATGTTAGAAAACAAATGATACCACGTGACCTTTCTCACCAATGTGAAAGAGAGCATCCAATTGCTAATACGACCAGACGAACGAAAGAGAACTGTAATTGAACTGTAAAATACATCCTACTATAATCTAATTTCTCGAATATTAGAAACAGATGTTACACCACGTGACCTTTCTAACCAATGTGAAAAGAGAGCATCCAATTGCTAATACGACCAGACGAACGAAAGATAATAATTTTATGAACTGTAATTGAAATGTAAAACACAGATGCTCTCACTCCCTCTCGTTTTTAAAATCTAATTAATTGATTTTCGTTTCCTTGTCcctgttgtttatttataacaGGATCACAGCAGTGCCGCTCTCAATAAACCTACACACGGTATAAATAGTCGATCACCAAAAGGAAGCAAGACAAGAAATAAGCGGTTTCACCCCGGTCGAAACGAGCACGCTGGTTAAGCCAAAAGAAACAGCTGCACTTATTTCTTCGTCGTAGAGTCAGTTTAAAGAAACATACACTCGGGCTGGGTTTTCGTTTCCCCTCAGCGGGTGATCAAACCCTTATAGATCCCCTCCTTCGACCCGTCGGGGTTTGCTTGTTTTTCTGGTCAGTCGTCCGGTGGGAAACAACCATGGCAATGAGAACAGTACTTTATGCGCTACTTTTAAGTCTGGTGGCGTGTGCCTTCTCTCTAGCGGCACCTGCGGCAGAGTCAAGACTATCCACGAACACAAATTCCCCTCGGAAGGGCTCGGGATCCAAGCTCCTGTACGGAGATGCTGTGGATGTGGTTGAGAAAATGCACGGGTTCCTGTCCACGTTGACCAAGTTTGAAGAGGTGAAGGCCGGTGAGGGCGCTCGGGAGGATGAGATGATACGATACGGGATACCAGCGAGGACCAAAAAGGAAAATGTAGGATTCCAGATGCCGGGGTGGCGTAGAAGACGTCGCCGTAGCACAGTGGAAGATGATTTGGTGTCTGCGGCTTACTTTGACCGACTGGATGACCAGGCCGACGCGATGGTCAACAGCATCAACAAATTAATGGATGACTTGCAAAAGGTAAGAAACGAAGAGAAAGTCCCAAAGAAATATAATTGTGTTTAAACTTGAACAAGTTAGGCAGTGGTAGCACTTATAAACTAACTTATGTCTTGAAAAACGTCAGATGCAATGAAAGGGACAAGCCAAATAAACCAGAAATTAGCAGGTGAATGAACCCACTGACAAAAGGTACAGTCAGTGACTATAAGAGGATGGTAGTGGGACAGAAAACCACGTACGTTATTAAGTCCTTCAAGTTGTAAGATTCA
Proteins encoded in this window:
- the LOC117298456 gene encoding uncharacterized protein LOC117298456 → MAMRTVLYALLLSLVACAFSLAAPAAESRLSTNTNSPRKGSGSKLLYGDAVDVVEKMHGFLSTLTKFEEVKAGEGAREDEMIRYGIPARTKKENVGFQMPGWRRRRRRSTVEDDLVSAAYFDRLDDQADAMVNSINKLMDDLQKVRQYYEGKNAYRESRQFHLPGSRDLSPADNQLPSQE